The DNA sequence TCATTTCTCATTTTACCATCCCTATTTGATggtattatttacatttttggactgtatttatataaataaagtaaatgaTACGTACCTACTGATTTTTATATCTTTCAAATCAATCAAatattgattttgttgaaatgttaAACGGGTCGTAAAAAGTATAGCATTCGGAATAATTTACCGCATAATCGGTATCAAGACTTAATCTTTATATGAATTAATTATTGAAGCAGGGTCAATGATACGGCTTAACCCCTAATGACTTATAAGCAGGTTAACATTCTAATTGTAATTCTTCTCTGTTTAAATCgaataattttgtttcaaaacagtCTAGGTTCTATCTTAAGAAGTAAGTTTAACTAGTGCGGATGTAATTTAGTTTATATaatgtttaattgtttattttctcACTCAGTGTTCTTTTATGTCTCGGCAAAGGAGACTCAATTCTTGAATGAGTCTGTGGTGCTATTTATTGTTAACTATTTCCAAAGTACATAATAGATTGTATTACACACAAGTAACTGCTACTAGAAGGATAATGAAAGACTGTCTAGAATCTAGCATAATTCATCAATTGCCATTTTAAGTATTTTACGTTTCAAGTATTACGACAACCTGATATTATACAGTATGTTTGCAATTTCTAATTCAAATAGTCATAATTTAGGTTTTTCATTTCAGATAATTTATGCAATACAAAATGGCAAACATAGATGATCTTGACGAGGACTTCATTCTCTGTAATGTCTGCAACAACGAATACGATGAAGACCATAGAGCACCGAAACTGTTGCCATGCCTACACACGCTTTGTAACGACTGCGCACTCAATTCTGCGCATGGGTCAAATCTAAAATGCGCACTGTGCCAAGAAGAGCACCAAATTtccagtgaccttgactttttaaaAGACAGTACTATGACCAATATGATGGACATGATCAAGCTGCAACGAAAACCTTCCAGTATTCTCTGTTCGGATTGTCCCGATAACAACAACGGAAACGCATTTTGTAAAGATTGTTACGTGTTTCTGTGCAAGGAATGCACAAGTGCTCATAAGCGCACGCAACTTACAAGACGCCATACTCTTCTGACCCTCGAGGAACTAAAGAATGCTGGGATTGGCAGTTTCACGCGGAAGGAGATGTGTTCACTTCCGGGGCACGAGGATCAGCCATTTTCATTCTACTGTGAGAATGAAGAATGCCAGAAACCGGTCTGCACGCAGTGTGTTGTTGGTGATCATAGTCAAACAAATGGTCACTCGATTAGAAGTTTAAACGAAATATACGAAGAGAATAAACTTTTAGTTGAACGCCTTGTCGGAGAACTATTGAGTAAAATTTCCGGTGTCAGTTCCGATGCTAAAACGCTGGAGTCTGAAGAGGGTGTTGTcgaaactaaacaaactgaaattagtaAAGAAATAGACTCTTTGTTTGATTCTTTAGAGAAGCTTTTGCAGAACAGACGGGAAAAGTTAAAACAGAGGGTGGTTGTTATATGTGAAGaaaggaaaaatgaaatcaaagctCAACTGACCCAGTTACAGAAATGCAAATCAGACATGGAAAACTCCTGTAACTATTCTTCTAGAATGTTAGTATTTACAAATAAACCCGAGTTTTTGCAGCTCAAGGATGTTGTTATTGACAAACTGAGCCAAATGGTGGACAGTGAATACGAAACAAACGTGCCAGAATCAACGGAACTGAGTTTTGACGCATGCGTAGAGCAAGACAGATTTGAAGAAATCGTTCAGAATATCGGAGACATCCGGACAAACTTCTACATCGGAAACGACAAAACGTCTCCAAAAATAAATGGAACAGCCGATGTTTCAGAAAAGTATGTTCTTCCATATAGAGGTTGTCCCAAAAACCCTCCAGGAAAATACACAACGAACAAACATTCGCCAGTGACCCCGACGAAAGAAATAAGACTGGTAGGAAAGCCGGAATCACTGAAACTTGATCTCCATAGCAACAACAATCATCACAAACCAGTCATTAAAAGTATGAACATTTTCTGCGCTGACGTTTTTgcctgaaaattatatttttataataatttcttAGTTCTTTCAAGCTGTTAGTTGTTGCTTTTAAAACACAGCTCTTGAAATCATTTAAAGTGGAAAAGAGGTTTCAcgataaatgtctttttttttgtaatcaaataaacttttgaaaaattgaataaaTAGGGCTTGGCTTTCGATTTGCTATTTAGTAAGATCAGCGCATTAACCTGTAATAGTGTACTTGAAtcttaattttccttttttcagCAACAAAGGTGTCACCAACAAACGAAAACGTGCTGGGAAGGCCCCTGTCTCTCAAATCTCCAGTAATTTCTCCAACCAAACAGCCGACTTCTCTCGGAGACTTTCTCAGTAAGTACACTAAGATAATTGTTTATTCAACGATATACGTTAAAAATGTGGGCCCGTAATAACAGTCGGCAAaatacgtattctccgtatgcgatttcggcattcatCGGTTTTTACCGTAAACCATGTGCGTGTTGAGTTCTTttcgtccgaagaatgccgaatagCCTAACGAGAATACGCAATtgcacggaaattaccgattgtcatttCGAGTCCAATGATAAATTTACTTCAAATGTGAAATGCATGCTAAAGTAGATCCATTAAACATATACTTTTAATTGGTTTTGATGAACCTATGATACCGCAAATAAGAGAGTTCTTCAGCTCTCGCTGAATTCAAAGCACTTGACCCgattgttgattttttaaaaaaaaaaatagtcctgTTAATTCGAACCCAAGCCGCGATGTAGGACTCTTTCATGTGACGAAGCTATCCATTGTGCTTCCGGAGACTTGTTGGTTCTACCTGGAGTGTTTATCCACCATCCAGTCACGATCTAAAACCCagtaaaaaagacaaaataagtttCATTCATACTAAAAAGAACTGTGTAAAACGCCAAATGAGTGTTTCCAGTGGTGGCTGAATTCTGCCAACGTGAAAGAATGAAAAAACCGACGTCGCTTCACGTCATTTCGTTCAGTCGCGCGCGAAAGAAAGAAATGTAAAAGTGTCGTCCGCAGTAGGACCACGCCAGGCGCCTGAACGAAAAGACGTGCGCCAGATCGACTAAACGAAGTTGGCAggaatcagccaccatattaCTCTAACAGACACTTATGATGGCTGTCATCTTGAGTGTACTTAATTCATTTCTAAAGTGCCGGAAAATACACGGAATTCAATTTTGATAAATGCTTTGCAGATGAACTTCATCATCAAACAAGGGAGATTATTCGTGAAAAGAAATATCAGTGGATGTTAGGTGAACGAAATGTAGCACAGTTATGTCCCTTCTATATCCATATTTTCTAGCTTTCAGTCGTATATGCTTTAATtttgtattcttttatttcagcTTAATCTGTAGTCATGCGCCTGtagaattaataaaaaaaagaatgatttcaTATTTTTAGATTATAGAAATTGCTTCGTAgaagtttttaatttatttatttgattaatttCTTCTCTTTTTAATGTGTATTAGTTGATGAAAAAGCATGCATGTCTAGTGGTCCTTTCTCAGTACACTTGGGGATGGAattttgttttgctatattttatgtgGATAATTTTAGATTCCATAAAAATGAGTATACGTCCGGGCACGTAATTGTCAATATTAAGGCAAAAAACTTAATACTTGCATACTTTACACAAATTATTATGTTCCATCAATTCAGATGTAAAAATTCTATGTTGATGATATGCTTTTGGAATGTTGTTAGAAACAAAATTGATAATGTGTTTGATATTTCTGTTGCTTTTCAGTAACATTCTTTTTGTAACtgttaataaagaaaataaatcgaCTGATCATATGTCCACAGTAGGTCTGAATTGTTTACTTCAAGTATTGACGAATGCGTACCCTGGAATCAAAATTTTCCACTTAGCACTTTTTTATCTACATTTTCATCTGAGGTTATAGATCAAAGAGGA is a window from the Mercenaria mercenaria strain notata chromosome 7, MADL_Memer_1, whole genome shotgun sequence genome containing:
- the LOC123554661 gene encoding transcription intermediary factor 1-alpha-like isoform X7, with product MQYKMANIDDLDEDFILCNVCNNEYDEDHRAPKLLPCLHTLCNDCALNSAHGSNLKCALCQEEHQISSDLDFLKDSTMTNMMDMIKLQRKPSSILCSDCPDNNNGNAFCKDCYVFLCKECTSAHKRTQLTRRHTLLTLEELKNAGIGSFTRKEMCSLPGHEDQPFSFYCENEECQKPVCTQCVVGDHSQTNGHSIRSLNEIYEENKLLVERLVGELLSKISGVSSDAKTLESEEGVVETKQTEISKEIDSLFDSLEKLLQNRREKLKQRVVVICEERKNEIKAQLTQLQKCKSDMENSCNYSSRMLVFTNKPEFLQLKDVVIDKLSQMVDSEYETNVPESTELSFDACVEQDRFEEIVQNIGDIRTNFYIGNDKTSPKINGTADVSEKYVLPYRGCPKNPPGKYTTNKHSPVTPTKEIRLVGKPESLKLDLHSNNNHHKPVIKTTKVSPTNENVLGRPLSLKSPVISPTKQPTSLGDFLNELHHQTREIIREKKYQWMLDELQTKSKMFLKDRDDYDESQDLADKDPERQLPKAPSLPPALSPSRQRSPGTPPYTPPVYATQSQIYQTYNTTGSPGIKTPPIGEVTSSSKNGLTSPTTNGKGEDNSYIQNSRKGQSSVNASKSQVVPKLNLYGINSPIKTGSSKMDRLQNSLDINGQTKTGNDVKFPKPKTKSQTVTWNLDQKETNETPKKQNISTVPKLTESSCSSGSKATVAKETPV
- the LOC123554661 gene encoding uncharacterized protein LOC123554661 isoform X1 — protein: MQYKMANIDDLDEDFILCNVCNNEYDEDHRAPKLLPCLHTLCNDCALNSAHGSNLKCALCQEEHQISSDLDFLKDSTMTNMMDMIKLQRKPSSILCSDCPDNNNGNAFCKDCYVFLCKECTSAHKRTQLTRRHTLLTLEELKNAGIGSFTRKEMCSLPGHEDQPFSFYCENEECQKPVCTQCVVGDHSQTNGHSIRSLNEIYEENKLLVERLVGELLSKISGVSSDAKTLESEEGVVETKQTEISKEIDSLFDSLEKLLQNRREKLKQRVVVICEERKNEIKAQLTQLQKCKSDMENSCNYSSRMLVFTNKPEFLQLKDVVIDKLSQMVDSEYETNVPESTELSFDACVEQDRFEEIVQNIGDIRTNFYIGNDKTSPKINGTADVSEKYVLPYRGCPKNPPGKYTTNKHSPVTPTKEIRLVGKPESLKLDLHSNNNHHKPVIKTTKVSPTNENVLGRPLSLKSPVISPTKQPTSLGDFLNELHHQTREIIREKKYQWMLDELQTKSKMFLKDRDDYDESQDLADKDPERQLPKAPSLPPALSPSRQRSPGTPPYTPPVYATQSQIYQTYNTTGSPGIKTPPIGEVTSSSKNGLTSPTTNGKGEDNSYIQNSRKGQSSVNASKSQVVPKLNLYGINSPIKTGSSKMDRLQNSLDINGQTKTGNDVKFPKPKTKSQTVTWNLDQKETNETPKKQNISTVPKLTESSFPEVKQPSPRKPPSDKLIVFGDIACPDFQMDSTSAHHEREVSKDGRTLRNKKTDIFSGGGIDLENSLVQYKGAIGTIPFQEQGKFYYEVDVVYNIQQPLEETWLVFEIGLCRLDDVDMHHTVERHEFARSFYVARYPEDGKLTMEFWHNRDLLNFMPLSDNSAGIEVRITYGFLVDIRRKKWVVVDCNNNKVLHSFDMLDFTEALHPVFGCYNPDLCTVEMTLKTGSEITMIPQCLKQPSYGST
- the LOC123554661 gene encoding uncharacterized protein LOC123554661 isoform X6, yielding MQYKMANIDDLDEDFILCNVCNNEYDEDHRAPKLLPCLHTLCNDCALNSAHGSNLKCALCQEEHQISSDLDFLKDSTMTNMMDMIKLQRKPSSILCSDCPDNNNGNAFCKDCYVFLCKECTSAHKRTQLTRRHTLLTLEELKNAGIGSFTRKEMCSLPGHEDQPFSFYCENEECQKPVCTQCVVGDHSQTNGHSIRSLNEIYEENKLLVERLVGELLSKISGVSSDAKTLESEEGVVETKQTEISKEIDSLFDSLEKLLQNRREKLKQRVVVICEERKNEIKAQLTQLQKCKSDMENSCNYSSRMLVFTNKPEFLQLKDVVIDKLSQMVDSEYETNVPESTELSFDACVEQDRFEEIVQNIGDIRTNFYIGNDKTSPKINGTADVSEKYVLPYRGCPKNPPGKYTTNKHSPVTPTKEIRLVGKPESLKLDLHSNNNHHKPVIKTTKVSPTNENVLGRPLSLKSPVISPTKQPTSLGDFLNELHHQTREIIREKKYQWMLDELQTKSKMFLKDRDDYDESQDLADKDPERQLPKAPSLPPALSPSRQRSPGTPPYTPPVYATQSQIYQTYNTTGSPGIKTPPIGEVTSSSKNGLTSPTTNGKGEDNSYIQNFPEVKQPSPRKPPSDKLIVFGDIACPDFQMDSTSAHHEREVSKDGRTLRNKKTDIFSGGGIDLENSLVQYKGAIGTIPFQEQGKFYYEVDVVYNIQQPLEETWLVFEIGLCRLDDVDMHHTVERHEFARSFYVARYPEDGKLTMEFWHNRDLLNFMPLSDNSAGIEVRITYGFLVDIRRKKWVVVDCNNNKVLHSFDMLDFTEALHPVFGCYNPDLCTVEMTLKTGSEITMIPQCLKQPSYGST
- the LOC123554661 gene encoding uncharacterized protein LOC123554661 isoform X2 translates to MQYKMANIDDLDEDFILCNVCNNEYDEDHRAPKLLPCLHTLCNDCALNSAHGSNLKCALCQEEHQISSDLDFLKDSTMTNMMDMIKLQRKPSSILCSDCPDNNNGNAFCKDCYVFLCKECTSAHKRTQLTRRHTLLTLEELKNAGIGSFTRKEMCSLPGHEDQPFSFYCENEECQKPVCTQCVVGDHSQTNGHSIRSLNEIYEENKLLVERLVGELLSKISGVSSDAKTLESEEGVVETKQTEISKEIDSLFDSLEKLLQNRREKLKQRVVVICEERKNEIKAQLTQLQKCKSDMENSCNYSSRMLVFTNKPEFLQLKDVVIDKLSQMVDSEYETNVPESTELSFDACVEQDRFEEIVQNIGDIRTNFYIGNDKTSPKINGTADVSEKYVLPYRGCPKNPPGKYTTNKHSPVTPTKEIRLVGKPESLKLDLHSNNNHHKPVIKTTKVSPTNENVLGRPLSLKSPVISPTKQPTSLGDFLNELHHQTREIIREKKYQWMLESQDLADKDPERQLPKAPSLPPALSPSRQRSPGTPPYTPPVYATQSQIYQTYNTTGSPGIKTPPIGEVTSSSKNGLTSPTTNGKGEDNSYIQNSRKGQSSVNASKSQVVPKLNLYGINSPIKTGSSKMDRLQNSLDINGQTKTGNDVKFPKPKTKSQTVTWNLDQKETNETPKKQNISTVPKLTESSFPEVKQPSPRKPPSDKLIVFGDIACPDFQMDSTSAHHEREVSKDGRTLRNKKTDIFSGGGIDLENSLVQYKGAIGTIPFQEQGKFYYEVDVVYNIQQPLEETWLVFEIGLCRLDDVDMHHTVERHEFARSFYVARYPEDGKLTMEFWHNRDLLNFMPLSDNSAGIEVRITYGFLVDIRRKKWVVVDCNNNKVLHSFDMLDFTEALHPVFGCYNPDLCTVEMTLKTGSEITMIPQCLKQPSYGST
- the LOC123554661 gene encoding protein PML-like isoform X4 translates to MQYKMANIDDLDEDFILCNVCNNEYDEDHRAPKLLPCLHTLCNDCALNSAHGSNLKCALCQEEHQISSDLDFLKDSTMTNMMDMIKLQRKPSSILCSDCPDNNNGNAFCKDCYVFLCKECTSAHKRTQLTRRHTLLTLEELKNAGIGSFTRKEMCSLPGHEDQPFSFYCENEECQKPVCTQCVVGDHSQTNGHSIRSLNEIYEENKLLVERLVGELLSKISGVSSDAKTLESEEGVVETKQTEISKEIDSLFDSLEKLLQNRREKLKQRVVVICEERKNEIKAQLTQLQKCKSDMENSCNYSSRMLVFTNKPEFLQLKDVVIDKLSQMVDSEYETNVPESTELSFDACVEQDRFEEIVQNIGDIRTNFYIGNDKTSPKINGTADVSEKYVLPYRGCPKNPPGKYTTNKHSPVTPTKEIRLVGKPESLKLDLHSNNNHHKPVIKTTKVSPTNENVLGRPLSLKSPVISPTKQPTSLGDFLNELQTKSKMFLKDRDDYDESQDLADKDPERQLPKAPSLPPALSPSRQRSPGTPPYTPPVYATQSQIYQTYNTTGSPGIKTPPIGEVTSSSKNGLTSPTTNGKGEDNSYIQNSRKGQSSVNASKSQVVPKLNLYGINSPIKTGSSKMDRLQNSLDINGQTKTGNDVKFPKPKTKSQTVTWNLDQKETNETPKKQNISTVPKLTESSFPEVKQPSPRKPPSDKLIVFGDIACPDFQMDSTSAHHEREVSKDGRTLRNKKTDIFSGGGIDLENSLVQYKGAIGTIPFQEQGKFYYEVDVVYNIQQPLEETWLVFEIGLCRLDDVDMHHTVERHEFARSFYVARYPEDGKLTMEFWHNRDLLNFMPLSDNSAGIEVRITYGFLVDIRRKKWVVVDCNNNKVLHSFDMLDFTEALHPVFGCYNPDLCTVEMTLKTGSEITMIPQCLKQPSYGST
- the LOC123554661 gene encoding E3 ubiquitin-protein ligase TRIM33-like isoform X3, whose translation is MQYKMANIDDLDEDFILCNVCNNEYDEDHRAPKLLPCLHTLCNDCALNSAHGSNLKCALCQEEHQISSDLDFLKDSTMTNMMDMIKLQRKPSSILCSDCPDNNNGNAFCKDCYVFLCKECTSAHKRTQLTRRHTLLTLEELKNAGIGSFTRKEMCSLPGHEDQPFSFYCENEECQKPVCTQCVVGDHSQTNGHSIRSLNEIYEENKLLVERLVGELLSKISGVSSDAKTLESEEGVVETKQTEISKEIDSLFDSLEKLLQNRREKLKQRVVVICEERKNEIKAQLTQLQKCKSDMENSCNYSSRMLVFTNKPEFLQLKDVVIDKLSQMVDSEYETNVPESTELSFDACVEQDRFEEIVQNIGDIRTNFYIGNDKTSPKINGTADVSEKYVLPYRGCPKNPPGKYTTNKHSPVTPTKEIRLVGKPESLKLDLHSNNNHHKPVIKTTKVSPTNENVLGRPLSLKSPVISPTKQPTSLGDFLNGRSFQLVIRCHSSSVRKKESQDLADKDPERQLPKAPSLPPALSPSRQRSPGTPPYTPPVYATQSQIYQTYNTTGSPGIKTPPIGEVTSSSKNGLTSPTTNGKGEDNSYIQNSRKGQSSVNASKSQVVPKLNLYGINSPIKTGSSKMDRLQNSLDINGQTKTGNDVKFPKPKTKSQTVTWNLDQKETNETPKKQNISTVPKLTESSFPEVKQPSPRKPPSDKLIVFGDIACPDFQMDSTSAHHEREVSKDGRTLRNKKTDIFSGGGIDLENSLVQYKGAIGTIPFQEQGKFYYEVDVVYNIQQPLEETWLVFEIGLCRLDDVDMHHTVERHEFARSFYVARYPEDGKLTMEFWHNRDLLNFMPLSDNSAGIEVRITYGFLVDIRRKKWVVVDCNNNKVLHSFDMLDFTEALHPVFGCYNPDLCTVEMTLKTGSEITMIPQCLKQPSYGST
- the LOC123554661 gene encoding transcription intermediary factor 1-alpha-like isoform X5 gives rise to the protein MQYKMANIDDLDEDFILCNVCNNEYDEDHRAPKLLPCLHTLCNDCALNSAHGSNLKCALCQEEHQISSDLDFLKDSTMTNMMDMIKLQRKPSSILCSDCPDNNNGNAFCKDCYVFLCKECTSAHKRTQLTRRHTLLTLEELKNAGIGSFTRKEMCSLPGHEDQPFSFYCENEECQKPVCTQCVVGDHSQTNGHSIRSLNEIYEENKLLVERLVGELLSKISGVSSDAKTLESEEGVVETKQTEISKEIDSLFDSLEKLLQNRREKLKQRVVVICEERKNEIKAQLTQLQKCKSDMENSCNYSSRMLVFTNKPEFLQLKDVVIDKLSQMVDSEYETNVPESTELSFDACVEQDRFEEIVQNIGDIRTNFYIGNDKTSPKINGTADVSEKYVLPYRGCPKNPPGKYTTNKHSPVTPTKEIRLVGKPESLKLDLHSNNNHHKPVIKTTKVSPTNENVLGRPLSLKSPVISPTKQPTSLGDFLKSQDLADKDPERQLPKAPSLPPALSPSRQRSPGTPPYTPPVYATQSQIYQTYNTTGSPGIKTPPIGEVTSSSKNGLTSPTTNGKGEDNSYIQNSRKGQSSVNASKSQVVPKLNLYGINSPIKTGSSKMDRLQNSLDINGQTKTGNDVKFPKPKTKSQTVTWNLDQKETNETPKKQNISTVPKLTESSFPEVKQPSPRKPPSDKLIVFGDIACPDFQMDSTSAHHEREVSKDGRTLRNKKTDIFSGGGIDLENSLVQYKGAIGTIPFQEQGKFYYEVDVVYNIQQPLEETWLVFEIGLCRLDDVDMHHTVERHEFARSFYVARYPEDGKLTMEFWHNRDLLNFMPLSDNSAGIEVRITYGFLVDIRRKKWVVVDCNNNKVLHSFDMLDFTEALHPVFGCYNPDLCTVEMTLKTGSEITMIPQCLKQPSYGST